Part of the Sulfuricurvum kujiense DSM 16994 genome, CCGCAACGATAAGGGTGCCGATCCATCCGATGAGTCCCAGAGAATAGTGGGATGTGCGAATAGCATCATGCATGGTGCTAAAAGAGCTATTGGCATACGATGATGCCATAACAATACCGAAAAGGGCTGTTAGCGAAAGGGAGATAAGGGCGAGCCGCATCCCTCGAAGCGTATCATGGGTTACTCCTCCGAAAAGGAGCGGGAGGATGAGATTGGCGGTGTAGAGGATAGATGAGGCTAAAAACACGGCGGCGACGATAAACATAACAGAGGCATTAAAGGCAAAAGCCCCGGATAAAGAGAGTATGCCTACCGTTAAAAAAACATGAATGATTAAAGCATTTCCGCTTGCAGCGGGGATAGGACGCCCACCCAAAACACTCTGCATCTGAAACAGCGCTCCGATCATCGCCATGGTTATAACCCCCAAAAACATCATATGAATCACTGCAAGAGAGATTGGATGGGCGGGAGTTAAAACAGCTTCAGGATGAAAGAAAATGCTCAGGGACAGGAGAATTCCGAATAACGGAACGGTGAGAAAAAAGCGCATCACCGCTGAAATAGGGGGAGCCTGGTCGAGGGAGAGTCCGTTATACATGCTCATGCTCCAGTTTCACCGCAGAACTGCGGGTAAAATAGATATGCCACAGATCTTCTCGCTCCATGACACTCAAATATCGGCCGTCGTTTTTAACAATGATCTCAAAAAGGGGGATCGGTTCACGTCTGTGAATCATGTGAACGATTTCGTCGCCCGAAAGCTTTTTAAAGGCATTGACCGCCATCTCCAGCGGGACGGGATGGTCATATTCGCGGATATCGAGGAGGATCATTGCCCCATATCCTTTAGGATTTGAATCATATGCTCAGAATCGCTTCCCAATGCGCGGTCGATCATCGGATAGAGCATCTGTTCCTCTTTCATATTGTGCTGCTGAAGCATAATCATCATGGATTCGCCGATACCGAAAAAATCATTATAGCGCTTTTCATTCAACGCACTTTTCATCGATTCCAAAAGACTTCGCAGCTGCTGATGCTCATAGCGCATCATCTGCGTCGGTCCCCCCGTCATCCCGGTCCGTTTTTCGAAGGTAATAAAAAGTTCGCGTTCTTCCATATCGAAGTGATGATTGGTGGCTCGGTAAAATTCGTCGAATAATCTGACCGCATCATCGACTTTTTTTTCGCTTAGGGCATTTTCGGCTTCTGTGTAATAATGATCGCACGCACGGTGATCGTCACGCATAAATTCTAAAATCATGAAATTCCTTTTATACTTTAATGGTGACAGTATAAAAGGATCAAGAACGATAAGACTTGATCGAAATCAAGATTTATTTTTTAGCCGGTTTGTTATGAGGGAGAAAGTCACGGAAGTCTTTGATGTAAATCGCATTGATCCCCTGTCCCAGTTCATGAATATCGGCATCCAGCCGCAGCCACCGGTTAAGCGAATATTGGATTAAAACGCTGGAGACGGTATCATTTTTGTAAAGGACTCTCAAGTCTTTATTGAGACGCGCGCCCACTTCAAATCCCATCCCCCCCTCGGCGGTGGTAAGAATGTTCATCGTATCGATCTGAAGTTTCGTCGCTCCGTTGATCAACCCTTTAAGTCCGGCTCCCAGCATAAAATTGGTCGCATCGGCCCGAACGGTTGATGTGGAGCTGTCTCCGCCTGAAACCGTATTGGCCGGTCCGCCGAAGAGAAGATAGCTCATAATGTCGTTTTGACTCATCACCGGATCGGAGCTGAAGAGGAAAATCGGCGAATCGAGGGTATGGGTGACGTAGATAAGTATTTTGTTGTAATCGACCTCATGCCCGATCGTAATGTTGAGATACGGGTTAAGGGGAACATCACCGCCGAAATAGATTTCGGAATGCTTGATATCAAACGATTTGCCCGCACTCACTGCCGTTCCGGAGGGAATCGTGATCATTCCTAAAATCTGTACCGGACCCGTCGGCTCTTTCCAAAGGGTTAGATCGGGATCAAGACGCAAATCGAGTTCTTTGGTTTTGAAACGGATCGGTTGTGCAGCCGTAACACGAAGATTCATGGAGAGTTTTGCACTGCTCGGAGGGCGAACGTCTTGGACAATGATGATATCATCGTCCATTACTTTGAACTCCTGAAACGGCAAATAGGTGATGGTCGCGTCCAAAATATTCACTACCCCGCTCAGAGTTTGATTTGCCTGTGCATCACGCACAAAGGTCATATCGGCAGAGGCATGAGCCAACCTCTCGGGTCCTTGATAGCTGAAACGATCCGAGTGCAGCCGCAGGGCAGCGCTCAGATCCGAATTCACCGTTCCGCTTAGAAACAGCGTATCAAATATCCAGAACTCATCGATAGTGACTCCCCCCGCGGAGTTGATATGCAGATGCGACGTTTTATCGGTAGTAATCGGATGGTTGGCAATTTCCAGTCGGTAATTTTCGACCGTTATATTCCCGTCACGATACGCCAATCTAACCCTGCCGTCCGTCCCTCCGTAGGCGCGCTGCGAGTCAAGTACGGCGGCATACCACGGTATCTCGATATCGCTTTGGATACTGAGGGTATCGGAAAGCGTAATACGGGTTTTGGTTCGCATTTCCGCATCGTAATATTCCCCCTTGTGCAATTCGATGGGACGAAGCTCCGAGGCGGTGGCAAACACGGAGGGGGTGAAAGTATCGATATCGATACGGGTTTGGGTCGGTGCCAATAAGCCGCTTACATTAAAAAAAGTCCCCAGATAGTTGCCGGAACCTTTGAGTTTCTCCCTCTGCATGACAGCTGAAAAGCTCAGAGCATCTCCTGAAAGATTCAACCGTGTGGCATTGGCCTCATTGTTCAACGAAATGCTCAAATGTTCCGGAGGCTTATGCGCCCAGTTTTTCCACAGCGGCGCATCTCCGGGGAGGGTGAGATTTCCGTCCAATACGCGATAGCCGTTTCGGGAAGAAAAAATTCCTCTAAAGAGGGCATCCTCATGCGACGCATCGACCGTCCCTTTTAACGAATCACTACTGAGCAGATACGATCCCTCACCGTTAAGCTCAAATGAGCCTGAGCGGAGTGCGCCCGGCAATGAGGGGATAAATCGGAGGTTTTTATGGGTACTTCTGAGCTTCCAGCTGAAACGTTCATAATCTTTTGAAGCGAGAGCAAGGGTACTTCCATCGAGGGTAAGCGTGCCCGAAAGACCGTTGGTATCGTCACTGAACGCTCCGTGCAGTGTATTGGAGGGGAGGGGATGATTTGAGGTGATAATGCCGTCAAACTCGGTTGTCGTTTTCCCTTCCAACGCATACCGAAGATGGTGTTTTGTCTTCATAGAGTCACTGCCGCGTATCAGGGTATACAGGGCATCAATATCCAAATAGTCGTTTTCATAGATATATCGGAAATCGAGGGAAATTGCTTTGGCTTGCACGGCAGGGTCTTGTTTGGATTGCAACGCAGCGATTGTCGTGCGTAAAATCGCTTTTTCATTTGAGAGTTCTTTTATCTCGATACGCAAACTTCTCGGCAATGTTGTAAAACGTCCGCTGTAAGGAGCTAGCTCAGCTGAATTCGGATAGATATCTGCCATACCCCTGATCGAATTTTGATGTACGGTTCCGCTGATCGCTCCGCTGGCATAACGGGATTTAAAAGTTGCGTTCAACGAAGAAAAATTAATCACATCCCCGTCATACGTTCCGTTTTTCCCATGCAGATCGAGTTCTACGGAATAGGAGCTGATCAATTGCAGATTGGTAACCGTAACGTCGCGCAGTTTAAATGTCGGAAACGGCCAGATTGAAGTGCCGTCGCTTTTAAAATCATCAAGCTGTAGCCGTAATCCGTCGATTTGAACCGAATCGATCGTATGCTCCCCTTCCAATATTTTGACAAGGTTGTATTTTAGAACAAACGTTTTAGCTCTCGCGTTATCGGTGCGGAGGTTATGAAGGGTAAATCCATCCAGAAGCGACCCCTCCGCATGGGTATAACGGATACCGAGCGGCTTTAAAAAATAGGTATTGACGATTTCGAGTC contains:
- a CDS encoding hemerythrin domain-containing protein yields the protein MILEFMRDDHRACDHYYTEAENALSEKKVDDAVRLFDEFYRATNHHFDMEERELFITFEKRTGMTGGPTQMMRYEHQQLRSLLESMKSALNEKRYNDFFGIGESMMIMLQQHNMKEEQMLYPMIDRALGSDSEHMIQILKDMGQ
- a CDS encoding translocation/assembly module TamB domain-containing protein produces the protein MKRFWSLPWRKWFKHLFVTAHFLLYSSLLAASALLYIAFRPDGLEIVNTYFLKPLGIRYTHAEGSLLDGFTLHNLRTDNARAKTFVLKYNLVKILEGEHTIDSVQIDGLRLQLDDFKSDGTSIWPFPTFKLRDVTVTNLQLISSYSVELDLHGKNGTYDGDVINFSSLNATFKSRYASGAISGTVHQNSIRGMADIYPNSAELAPYSGRFTTLPRSLRIEIKELSNEKAILRTTIAALQSKQDPAVQAKAISLDFRYIYENDYLDIDALYTLIRGSDSMKTKHHLRYALEGKTTTEFDGIITSNHPLPSNTLHGAFSDDTNGLSGTLTLDGSTLALASKDYERFSWKLRSTHKNLRFIPSLPGALRSGSFELNGEGSYLLSSDSLKGTVDASHEDALFRGIFSSRNGYRVLDGNLTLPGDAPLWKNWAHKPPEHLSISLNNEANATRLNLSGDALSFSAVMQREKLKGSGNYLGTFFNVSGLLAPTQTRIDIDTFTPSVFATASELRPIELHKGEYYDAEMRTKTRITLSDTLSIQSDIEIPWYAAVLDSQRAYGGTDGRVRLAYRDGNITVENYRLEIANHPITTDKTSHLHINSAGGVTIDEFWIFDTLFLSGTVNSDLSAALRLHSDRFSYQGPERLAHASADMTFVRDAQANQTLSGVVNILDATITYLPFQEFKVMDDDIIIVQDVRPPSSAKLSMNLRVTAAQPIRFKTKELDLRLDPDLTLWKEPTGPVQILGMITIPSGTAVSAGKSFDIKHSEIYFGGDVPLNPYLNITIGHEVDYNKILIYVTHTLDSPIFLFSSDPVMSQNDIMSYLLFGGPANTVSGGDSSTSTVRADATNFMLGAGLKGLINGATKLQIDTMNILTTAEGGMGFEVGARLNKDLRVLYKNDTVSSVLIQYSLNRWLRLDADIHELGQGINAIYIKDFRDFLPHNKPAKK
- a CDS encoding DUF2249 domain-containing protein; the encoded protein is MILLDIREYDHPVPLEMAVNAFKKLSGDEIVHMIHRREPIPLFEIIVKNDGRYLSVMEREDLWHIYFTRSSAVKLEHEHV